From a single bacterium genomic region:
- a CDS encoding DUF3343 domain-containing protein: MPYLLLFKTMTKLYEAESILRREGIRFDMVPVPEEILDDMCGEMALKVWDREALEMFDEIKVVEVEE; encoded by the coding sequence ATGCCATACCTGTTGCTGTTTAAAACAATGACAAAGCTTTATGAAGCGGAATCAATCTTAAGAAGAGAGGGGATTAGATTCGACATGGTTCCTGTGCCTGAGGAAATTCTGGATGACATGTGTGGTGAGATGGCGTTAAAAGTCTGGGACAGGGAAGCTTTAGAGATGTTTGACGAAATAAAGGTAGTTGAGGTTGAGGAATAG
- a CDS encoding HD domain-containing protein, which translates to MAISQSKIKFKPLPRKVLEVLRSNANEIYYVGGYVRDVLLGLPTQDRDVLVRGPKLTDLVEILSPIGRAELVGKSFNLVRFWYKGERFDIVVPSRRTPAGSIPEPGMSLIDDLKCRDFTINAIAWDILKKQVIDPLKGLEDLENRLLRATGKNAFIDDPLRILRMCRLASKLGFKIDDGTFLAAKECANKLQTVFKERIGDEFGKIMLLEKPSIALKCLHEVGALEVILPELSECVGVSQPGGIHAYDVFEHILRTVDETRADLLVRFAALFHDITKPRHKIIGDDGRARFYGHQESSAKVASRWLKKFAFSHKLADNVAKLVRLHMFTHAQTEKGIRRFIRKVGEELLEPLFELRFADTKAQGHGDLEAEIKYKNRVYEVLSKKPPLSVKDLAVDGHDVMRILGIPPGKKVGEVLNFLLEKVLEDPNLNEKEKLEKLIIENFG; encoded by the coding sequence ATGGCGATTTCGCAATCGAAAATAAAATTTAAGCCTTTACCGCGGAAAGTTCTCGAAGTTCTGCGTTCTAACGCCAATGAGATATACTATGTCGGCGGTTATGTTCGCGATGTTTTACTTGGACTTCCCACTCAGGACAGAGACGTATTGGTTCGCGGTCCGAAACTTACTGATCTCGTAGAAATCCTCAGTCCTATAGGTCGTGCGGAGCTTGTTGGCAAATCGTTCAACCTTGTGAGATTCTGGTATAAAGGCGAAAGATTCGACATCGTGGTCCCATCGCGAAGAACGCCAGCGGGCAGTATACCGGAGCCGGGAATGTCCCTTATTGACGACTTAAAGTGCCGGGATTTCACGATAAACGCCATTGCATGGGACATTCTTAAAAAGCAAGTAATAGACCCATTGAAAGGCTTGGAGGATTTAGAAAATAGATTGCTACGCGCTACAGGGAAAAATGCCTTCATTGACGACCCACTGCGAATACTAAGGATGTGCAGACTTGCCTCAAAGCTTGGATTCAAAATCGATGATGGAACCTTTTTAGCAGCAAAAGAATGCGCAAACAAACTACAAACCGTTTTTAAAGAACGCATAGGAGATGAATTCGGCAAAATAATGCTTCTCGAAAAGCCCTCGATAGCATTAAAATGCCTTCATGAGGTTGGCGCGCTCGAAGTTATTCTGCCCGAACTTTCGGAATGTGTTGGCGTATCTCAGCCGGGCGGAATACACGCCTACGATGTTTTCGAACACATTCTCCGCACTGTGGATGAGACGCGAGCTGACCTTCTCGTGCGCTTCGCTGCTCTTTTCCATGACATCACCAAACCACGCCACAAAATTATCGGGGATGATGGCAGAGCGCGATTTTATGGCCACCAAGAAAGCAGCGCAAAAGTCGCCAGCAGATGGCTTAAAAAGTTCGCATTTTCGCACAAATTGGCAGATAATGTCGCAAAATTAGTAAGGCTTCACATGTTCACGCACGCTCAAACTGAAAAAGGGATACGAAGATTTATCCGCAAAGTCGGTGAGGAACTGCTGGAGCCACTTTTCGAACTCAGATTCGCCGACACAAAAGCACAGGGACACGGAGACCTCGAAGCCGAGATAAAGTATAAAAACAGAGTTTACGAGGTACTGTCCAAAAAACCTCCTCTATCGGTAAAGGACCTCGCTGTGGACGGTCACGATGTTATGCGAATCCTTGGAATTCCACCCGGAAAAAAAGTTGGTGAAGTGCTCAACTTTCTGCTCGAAAAAGTTCTCGAAGACCCAAATTTAAATGAAAAAGAAAAACTCGAAAAGTTGATAATAGAAAATTTCGGGTAA